From Mariprofundus sp. NF, the proteins below share one genomic window:
- a CDS encoding ABC transporter permease, producing the protein MSRSALRLAGFCLTFPLLVLLVSAVGGIESHAIDLDAVLNPMSSSHLLGTDALGRDVLARLSEGLQLSLMVGVTVVLFGGCVGISIGMLAGWMGGWIDALLMRIADIVLSFPGILLAIALAAMLGPGIDNLVMALVVVGWVGFARLSRAQVLSFKSVPFVEAAIANGSSVPYIAIRHLLPNIAAPLLVEASFGLAAVIIGEAGLSFLGVGVQPPDASLGTMIREGTRLMLVSPGLVIWPGLILFSLVMAVNLLGDALRDKLDVRMDVKS; encoded by the coding sequence ATGTCCCGTTCAGCCCTGAGACTGGCAGGTTTTTGCCTGACCTTCCCACTGCTGGTGCTGCTGGTTTCAGCAGTGGGTGGCATCGAGAGTCATGCCATTGATCTTGATGCGGTGTTAAACCCCATGAGTTCATCCCACCTGCTTGGCACCGATGCGCTGGGGCGTGATGTGCTGGCACGCCTCTCTGAAGGCCTTCAACTCTCCCTGATGGTGGGTGTCACCGTTGTCCTGTTTGGCGGCTGCGTGGGTATTTCTATCGGCATGCTGGCTGGTTGGATGGGGGGCTGGATCGATGCGCTGCTGATGCGTATTGCTGATATCGTGCTCTCTTTCCCCGGCATCCTGCTGGCCATTGCACTGGCTGCGATGCTCGGCCCCGGCATTGATAATCTGGTGATGGCACTGGTGGTGGTCGGCTGGGTCGGTTTTGCCCGTCTTTCGCGTGCGCAGGTACTCTCCTTTAAATCCGTACCGTTTGTTGAAGCGGCTATCGCCAATGGTTCATCGGTTCCTTACATCGCCATTCGTCATCTGCTGCCCAATATCGCCGCACCTCTACTGGTTGAAGCCAGTTTCGGCCTTGCTGCCGTGATCATTGGCGAAGCAGGCCTCTCTTTCCTCGGTGTCGGTGTGCAACCGCCCGATGCATCACTCGGCACCATGATCCGTGAAGGCACCCGCCTGATGCTGGTCTCCCCCGGCCTTGTCATCTGGCCCGGTCTGATCCTCTTCTCACTGGTGATGGCCGTGAACCTTCTCGGCGACGCCCTGCGCGATAAACTCGATGTGCGCATGGATGTGAAATCATGA
- a CDS encoding IS110 family transposase — translation MVFHTALDVSLRSVSICIIDGDGNICFEDKVVSEVDEIAAALKRFSPEVCSVGFEAGTLTQYLSYGLQAAGFEVICMEARQVSAALSAMRNKTDRNDARGIAQILRSGWYSRVYVKSMESHLTRALLSGRKAVLKKCVDLENEIRGLIRLLGIKLPGTLKHGAFDDLVRPIIEEHGLMVDSLIPLLDARLMLYQTYLKLDAQVTAMARKDEVCQRLMTVPGVGAITALTFKAGVDNPSRFKRSRTVAAHFGLTPRRFQSGELDNPGHISRAGDADVRSALYVAAHSLVIRSDKWTYLKAWGVRLSKTKGHRRAVIAVARKLAVILHRMWIDETDFRYNSTEVKL, via the coding sequence ATGGTTTTCCATACAGCATTAGATGTATCCCTGCGTTCTGTTTCCATCTGTATTATTGATGGTGATGGCAATATCTGTTTTGAAGATAAAGTAGTTTCAGAAGTGGACGAGATAGCTGCTGCACTGAAACGATTCAGTCCGGAGGTCTGCTCAGTTGGTTTTGAGGCAGGAACACTGACTCAATATCTTAGCTATGGTCTGCAAGCTGCAGGTTTTGAAGTGATCTGTATGGAAGCCAGACAGGTCAGTGCTGCTTTATCAGCCATGCGTAACAAAACGGACAGGAATGATGCCCGTGGTATCGCACAGATCCTGCGTAGTGGTTGGTACAGCCGTGTGTATGTCAAAAGCATGGAGAGCCATCTGACCCGAGCCCTGCTCTCAGGTAGGAAAGCGGTGCTGAAGAAGTGTGTTGATCTGGAGAATGAGATCCGTGGCCTGATCCGACTTCTTGGCATTAAACTCCCCGGAACGCTGAAACATGGTGCTTTTGATGATCTCGTTCGACCCATCATCGAAGAGCACGGTTTAATGGTTGATTCACTGATCCCTTTGCTCGATGCGCGGCTTATGCTCTATCAAACCTATCTCAAGCTGGATGCTCAAGTGACAGCGATGGCAAGAAAGGATGAGGTCTGCCAGCGGTTGATGACAGTGCCCGGTGTTGGAGCAATCACAGCCTTAACCTTTAAGGCTGGTGTGGATAATCCATCTAGGTTCAAGCGATCACGGACTGTAGCAGCGCACTTCGGTTTAACACCAAGACGGTTCCAGTCAGGTGAGCTGGATAATCCCGGTCATATCTCCAGAGCAGGTGATGCCGATGTTCGCTCTGCCCTTTATGTGGCAGCGCACTCACTGGTTATCCGATCCGATAAGTGGACCTATCTCAAGGCATGGGGAGTGCGCCTCTCAAAAACCAAAGGACACCGACGTGCAGTGATTGCTGTGGCACGAAAGCTTGCTGTCATCTTGCACAGGATGTGGATTGATGAGACCGATTTCCGTTACAACTCTACTGAGGTAAAACTATGA